A window of the Phaseolus vulgaris cultivar G19833 chromosome 5, P. vulgaris v2.0, whole genome shotgun sequence genome harbors these coding sequences:
- the LOC137834213 gene encoding uncharacterized protein has translation MELKDLIAVPNIANRLRPPAKSDKMLGPHKELWCEFHEAFGHHINNCLALGHQLDELVKNGFLKDYLAEKQTGQSPVPQPASGEGQQHEVPIHGEVHTIAGGFSGGGCTASQRKKYARSIMSVEAFEDHSLDVDITFTKEDLRDVVPHDNDPIVISPVTAGRMVHRALVDQGSSADVMFWPTFEKLQLSPDHLKPYGGCLYGFAGDQVEVRGYIDLRTTFTDGVVS, from the coding sequence ATGGAACTCAAAGATCTGATCGCGGTGCCAAACATAGCcaacaggttgaggccaccggcGAAGTCTGACAAGATGCTGGGACCCCACAAGGAAttgtggtgcgagttccacgaagcATTTGGGCATCACATTAACAATTGTTTAGCGTTGGGTCACCAATTAGACGAACTCGTGAAGAATGGCTTCCTGAAGGACTACTTGGCGGAGAAGCAGACAGGACAATCGCCAGTTCCGCAACCGGCGAGCGGCGAGGGgcagcagcacgaggtgcccatccACGGTGAGGTCCACACCATAGCAGGTGGGTTCTCGGGCGGCGGATGTACCGCATCACAACGCAAGAAGTATGCTAGGTCCATAATGTCAGTGGAGGCTTTCGAGGATCATTCGCtcgatgtggacatcacgttcaccaaagaagacctcagggatgttgtgccccacgacaacgatcccatcgTGATCTCACccgtcacggcgggaaggatggtTCATCGAGCATTGGTcgatcaagggagctcggcagatgtgatgttctggccaactTTCGAAAAATTACAGTTGTCCCCAGACCATCTGAAGCCGTATGGGGGCTGCCTATACGGCTTTGCtggtgaccaagtggaggtcagggggtacatcgattTAAGAACGACATTCACAGATGGGGTGGTGTCGTGa